One part of the Aspergillus luchuensis IFO 4308 DNA, chromosome 5, nearly complete sequence genome encodes these proteins:
- a CDS encoding cytochrome P450 (COG:Q;~EggNog:ENOG410PV4Y;~InterPro:IPR001128,IPR017972,IPR002401,IPR036396;~PFAM:PF00067;~go_function: GO:0005506 - iron ion binding [Evidence IEA];~go_function: GO:0016705 - oxidoreductase activity, acting on paired donors, with incorporation or reduction of molecular oxygen [Evidence IEA];~go_function: GO:0020037 - heme binding [Evidence IEA];~go_process: GO:0055114 - oxidation-reduction process [Evidence IEA]), whose translation MEFGHKLCGHENLLAVRKYDETYRRQRKLINRQLGTKSDAEPYHDMMEAEAGRFLVRSLEKPKGLMQHLRTATGATILRLTYGYCIQTNEEDPLVDLVERVTRNISDAFMPMAWLIDIIPAVQCLPDGFPGTAFKETARQWNSFSQEVADIPYSFVRNQMKIGSPRPSYISRILEERSSSGTGVSTLSPPEEEAVKWSAATLYYAGSDTTVSALKSFILAMVMFPDVQRKAQEEIDMVTECNSLPQFEDRDKLPYLEAVIKEVYRWSVVVPMGFPHVLEEDMVYNGYFIPKGTYLLPATWWFCHDPEVYTNPAVFNPDRFLKPRDEPDPRAVIFGFGRRKCPGRYITESSIFITIAQTLAAFRIKNAVDIQGFEIPVELDVTPSLISHPKDFLYDIVPKSPKHEQLIQAINTEHSYEKGDTSLLDKARTNKLTNLLRSRAWDGPLESL comes from the exons ATGGAGTTTGGACATAAGCTGTGTGGCCATGAAAACCTTCTTGCGGTCCGAAAGTACGATGAAACGTACCGCCGTCAGCGCAAACTTATTAATAGACAACTCGGCACCAAATCTGACGCCGAGCCATATCATGATATgatggaagcagaagctggtCGATTTCTTGTCCGATCTTTGGAGAAGCCGAAAGGTCTCATGCAACATCTCAGAAC GGCGACAGGTGCGACTATCCTCAGATTAACATATGGGTATTGCATCCAGACCAATGAAGAAGACCCCTTGGTTGACCTTGTGGAGCGCGTGACGCGCAATATCTCGGATGCGTTTATGCCCATGGCTTGGCTTATTGATATCATACCGGCTGTACAGTGCCTACCAGATGGTTTCCCAGGCACTGCATTTAAAGAAACAGCACGACAATGGAATAGCTTCAGCCAGGAAGTGGCAGATATCCCCTACTCGTTTGTTCGCAACCAGATGAAAATTGGGAGTCCCCGACCATCTTACATTTCGCGGATCCTTGAGGAAAGAAGCAGTTCTGGTACTGGAGTTTCAACCTTGAGTCCgccagaagaggaagctgTAAAGTGGTCGGCAGCGACTCTATACTACGCGGGCTCCGATACTACCGTCTCAGCGCTAAAAAGCTTTATCTTAGCCATGGTTATGTTCCCTGACGTCCAGCGAAAAGCACAAGAAGAGATCGACATGGTGACCGAGTGCAACAGCCTTCCCCAATTCGAGGATCGCGATAAACTGCCATACCTTGAGGCTGTAATTAAAGAGGTTTATCGATGGTCTGTGGTTGTGCCGATGGGGTTTCCGCACGTGTTAGAGGAGGATATGGTCTATAACGGATATTTCATACCAAAAGGGACATACTTATTGCCTGCAACATGGTGGTTTTGCCATGATCCTGAAGTCTACACAAATCCAGCAGTCTTTAATCCAGATCGGTTCTTAAAGCCTCGCGATGAACCAGATCCCAGGGCCGTGATTTTTGGGTTTGGCCGCAGAAAATGCCCAGGCAGATACATCACCGAATCGAGCATCTTCATAACCATCGCCCAGACACTTGCTGCGTTTCGTATCAAAAATGCTGTGGATATCCAAGGATTCGAGATACCGGTTGAACTAGATGTCACACCATCGCTTATCAGCCACCCCAAGGATTTTCTCTACGATATCGTGCCAAAGAGTCCAAAGCACGAACAACTCATTCAGGCTATTAATACCGAGCACTCTTACGAGAAGGGCGATACTTCTCTTCTTGACAAAGCTAGGACTAACAAACTAACAAATTTACTACGCAGCAGGGCGTGGGATGGACCACTGGAATCACTGTAG
- a CDS encoding uncharacterized protein (COG:S;~EggNog:ENOG410PKP8;~TransMembrane:7 (o55-75i96-116o136-158i167-188o213-237i249-271o283-303i)) gives MFSGIRQSSPFFGRAQCVPSDEVSFSSHDEPICAGLYGLNMQQSFPVRSESEDRGPLIVIINGTVTGFAAAIVVLRFVSRAAIVKRLGSDDWTMMLATVTAILNVAIAGLGVKFGTGKHDGILPETDALPAAKIRYVTHIIYTLITGLIKTSICLLYLRLFPNLRNITLGTIAFIVAMSIAIIVATIFQCSPVDAVYDPQKYDHYTCFASIPFWYTTAALSLVTDLWILALPIRTILGLQIGPMKRTVVIGLLSLGTFACIASIVRMVYIIKLYESTDPSWSTFGVSVSSGIEVAISIIAASLPSTKPVIDLIFPRLFSTTAKSHTTSGRLYPIQASGRSHRQHDEISLVHLTMECDSGKDNSTTALSHA, from the exons ATGTTTAGTGGGATCAGACAGTCATCCCCCTTTTTCGGCCGCGCGCAGTGTGTGCCCAGCGATGAAGTCTCGTTCTCATCTCACGATGAGCCCATTTGTGCTGGGCTCTACGGCCTCAACATGCAGCAAAGCTTTCCAGTACGCTCGGAG AGTGAGGACCGTGGGCCCTTGattgtcatcatcaatggTACCGTGACCGGTTTCGCAGCGGCCATCGTTGTCCTGCGATTCGTATCCCGAGCTGCGATTGTAAAGCGGCTAGGCTCGGATGACTGGACAATGATGCTCGCCACGGTCACGGCCATTTTGAATGTTGCCATTGCAGGTCTTG GAGTCAAATTTGGCACAGGGAAACATGATGGCATTCTTCCGGAGACCGATGCGTTACCAGCAGCCAAG ATTCGCTATGTCACTCACATTATATACACCCTCATCACTGGCCTGATCAAGACGTCAATCTGCCTGTTATACCTGCGCCTCTTCCCAAATCTTCGCAACATCACTCTAGGCACTATCGCTTTCATCGTCGCCATGAGCATCGCCATTATTGTTGCCACCATCTTCCAATGCTCTCCGGTGGATGCGGTTTACGATCCGCAAAAATACGACCACTATACGTGCTTCGCATCTATTCCATTTTGGTATACCACTGCTGCCTTATCACTGGTGACGGATCTGTGGATCCTAGCTTTACCAATTCGGACAATTTTAG GGTTGCAAATTGGGCCAATGAAGCGCACGGTAGTCATCGGGCTATTATCCTTGGGAACATT TGCCTGCATTGCCAGCATTGTTCGAATGGTGTACATCATCAAGCTTTATGAGAGCACTGATCCAAGCTGGAGCACATTCGGCGTGTCCGTGTCGTCGGGTATCGAAGTGGCTATCTCCATCATTGCCGCCAGTTTGCCGAGCACCAAGCCAGTCATCGATCTGATCTTCCCAAGACTGTTCTCTACCACCGCCAAGTCCCATACCACTAGCGGAAGATTGTATCCCATTCAGGCCTCGGGCCGCAGCCATCGCCAGCATGATGAGATCTCACTTGTGCATTTGACTATGGAATGTGATTCCGGGAAGGATAATTCTACAACCGCACTGTCTCATGCTTAA